A stretch of Coccidioides posadasii str. Silveira chromosome 2, complete sequence DNA encodes these proteins:
- a CDS encoding uncharacterized protein (EggNog:ENOG410PFEQ~COG:S~BUSCO:802at33183) — translation MMVVETSEHGISAVAESKARKWRDKIFSKEKDSKAVRDAQIDDFLGSSRIQPQSQPRASPRPGVPSPRIDVSVSQRSHVNVEQPLLDSSYLSHNTTSPVKRRRRKGLKVQFSNDPPEVMGEGGDEAEAPTKDMIAVYRTRSNSSASTFTDRSDSSPVDEHSPSEPHSYRHGIPPSIAVQHQSPVSEQQAPWQPLLMQNSQDTDFLLSLGESVRGSRLSLRQSSDPNSFARRVQAKMRAEEGRAFQKHFNEEGDSPTDTTSPAQSYPTQAASDLPKTEEKSSPPSFWSSVLSALPDESQHSRRPSPPSSNATPTSAHINNPPASYKAPRQPSPPFSNANPTSTHASGTPASYTTTRPPPYLKSPESSTASTQQSFQSCTEDKDSSSSKNLRNVASMVSDTALSDFSDYVNHFNKLFSLSAESVKPSMETSLSEWVRACVWWFLKGRGELEVSIRSRPSSSGGNSSQASPGDQSQQAVVNLAKAWWINQTIVPQHPELSRFGKISTDEMLSVAKSTGDLRIAHLITLHQNVIRHLRGLAMSMKRHNILPSGNDAPPLLQSVDTSVWIKYPFFAPDISAILSGSVSKSMLVDMSTRHPDLGDVMPMGDTSRYFCYGRMFVEAHISSGDDASQQIAIPCMLSITRNRKDPHVIATITSQSELVNITIQADKKQGPTWADVDWHVRGCTMRLQLPRGFELEVHFRQPDFNMIWKIVEYSRKVEASFNPEAGEKLIFEEVLDVFQYMDSRPSKAFPPEPSPRCRIRLFEKTVKITEGTGTRESHRGYRFIAVTSPKVKSLTSVSHFLGNGAPVVFGYLRGDNGAPALMLKVQDGDALCSMILTFSDAEHRSKMHSLLLGIIPSDDELQTAEIPLKSFSIEQPIEKGSGGLQSKTPLKFTSPSITVINQNPSLTDHGYAPTILSERLRAFISSNWGSVTDRINLGPGDLRIGLDVNVPTAMTVYRPPQNDLTIAVAENLVPKELPDELASLLKTASSKSLVRKYNFASVQALHTFQQAITGFKVRFDGYSTSFAISRRRMVVPIYKKWEAGRTRLQIIEQEKIVQLVVFFSDFSHGKCMNFVLKSTDNFESSSRPGKYAIKLVDAKFALPRGNDDEFAEFVCLDMPEYPGEHDDITIYFDSENDRFNFQSAIPGSVKSPLRASSFKR, via the exons ATGATGGTGGTCGAAACCTCAGAGCATGGCATAAGCGCCGTGGCCGAATCCAAAGCACGAAAATGGCGGGACAAAATCTTCTCCAAGGAGAAGGACTCCAAAGCTGTCCGCGATGCACAGATCGATGACTTTCTCGGTTCCTCTCGCATCCAGCCCCAATCCCAGCCCCGTGCTTCCCCTCGGCCCGGCGTTCCATCCCCACGGATCGATGTCTCCGTGTCTCAGCGCAGCCATGTGAACGTTGAGCAACCCTTGCTCGACTCCTCTTATCTTTCACACAACACCACCAGCCCCGTTAAGCGCCGTCGCCGCAAAGGATTGAAAGTCCAGTTCAGCAATGATCCCCCTGAAGTCATGGGCGAAGGTGGTGATGAGGCTGAAGCCCCGACCAAGGACATGATAGCCGTATACCGAACACGGTCGAACTCCTCCGCTTCCACCTTTACGGACAGATCAGACTCATCCCCCGTTGACGAACATTCTCCGTCCGAACCTCATTCCTATCGTCATGGCATTCCACCATCAATCGCTGTCCAACACCAATCGCCCGTTTCAGAGCAGCAGGCCCCGTGGCAGCCACTCCTCATGCAGAATTCCCAGGACACTGACTTTCTCCTTTCGCTTGGTGAGAGTGTGCGTGGCTCTCGCCTATCGCTTAGGCAGTCTTCTGACCCGAACTCGTTTGCGCGTCGTGTTCAGGCTAAGATGAGAGCTGAGGAAGGACGCGCATTTCAGAAGCATTTTAACGAGGAAGGAGACTCACCAACGGACACCACTTCGCCGGCACAGTCCTATCCCACCCAAGCTGCTTCAGATCTACCGAAGACAGAGGAAAAATCTAGTCCACCATCTTTCTGGTCGAGTGTCCTTAGTGCCTTGCCTGATGAAAGCCAACACTCGCGTCGGCCTTCGCCTCCATCCTCGAATGCAACTCCTACTTCCGCTCACATAAACAATCCTCCGGCGTCATATAAAGCACCGCGTCAGCCTTCCCCTCCATTCTCGAATGCAAACCCCACTTCCACACACGCCAGTGGCACTCCCGCTTCGTACACAACAACGCGTCCTCCTCCATATCTCAAATCTCCAGAAAGCTCTACCGCTTCTACTCAACAATCTTTCCAGAGCTGCACCGAAGATAAGGACTCCTCATCATCAAAGAACTTACGAAACGTCGCCAGCATGGTCAGCGATACCGCTTTATCGGACTTTTCCGACTACGTGAACCACTTTAACAAGCTGTTCAGTCTATCTGCCGAAAGCGTAAAACCTTCAATGGAGACATCCCTTTCAGAGTGGGTAAGAGCGTGCGTCTGGTGGTTCTTGAAGGGCCGTGGAGAGTTAGAAGTCTCTATACGATCGCGGCCTTCGAGCTCGGGCGGGAATTCTTCTCAGGCGTCGCCGGGCGACCAGTCACAACAGGCAGTGGTGAATTTGGCAAAGGCCTGGTGGATAAACCAGACCATCGTTCCTCAACATCCCGAGTTGTCGAGATTTGGGAAAATAAGCACTGATGAAATGCTATCTGTTGCCAAAAGCACCGGAGATCTACGCATTGCACATCTGATCACCCTTCACCAGAACGTGATCCGTCATCTCCGAGGGTTAGCGATGTCAATGAAACGTCACAACATCCTTCCTTCTGGCAATGACGCCCCTCCGCTTCTCCAGTCAGTCGATACCAGCGTCTGGATCAAGTATCCGTTCTTTGCTCCCGATATTTCTGCTATCCTGTCTGGTTCCGTCTCGAAATCAATGCTTGTCGACATGTCAACCAGGCACCCCGATCTTGGGGATGTGATGCCCATGGGTGATACCAGCCGATATTTTTGTTATGGGCGAATGTTTGTGGAGGCCCATATTAGTTCTGGAGACGATGCCTCTCAGCAAATCGCCATCCCTTGTATGTTGTCCATTACTCGTAATAGAAAAGATCCACATGTTATCGCCACTATCACCAGTCAGAGCGAGCTGGTGAATATTACCATCCAGGCTGATAAGAAGCAAGGACCAACATGGGCTGATGTTGACTGGCACGTGAGAGGCTGCACAATGCGCCTCCAGCTTCCCAGAGGATTTGAGTTGGAAGTTCACTTCAGACAGCCTGACTTTAATATGATATGGAAAATTGTTGAATATTCACGCAAAGTTGAAGCTAGCTTTAACCCCGAAGCCGGTGAAAAGTtgatttttgaagaagtctTGGATGTATTCCAGTACATGGACTCTCGTCCCTCCAAAGCTTTCCCTCCAGAACCTTCGCCACGATGTCGAATTAGACTCTTTGAAAAGACAGTTAAAATTACTGAGGGTACTGGAACACGCGAATCACATCGTGGTTATCGGTTCATTGCTGTTACAAGCCCCAAGGTTAAGAGTCTAACCAGTGTCTCACATTTCCTAGGAAACGGTGCTCCTGTTGTGTTTGGATATCTGCGTGGTGACAATGGGGCACCAGCACTGATGTTAAAGGTCCAAGATGGTGATGCACTATGCTCTATGATTCTAACATTTTCTGATGCTGAACATCGATCCAAAATGCATTCCTTGCTGTTGGGCATCATACCCAGTGATGATGAATTGCAGACTGCTGAAATACCGCTCAAATCCTTCTCTATTGAGCAGCCAATTGAAAAAGGTTCAGGTGGTTTGCAGTCAAAGACACCATTAAAATTCACTTCTCCAAGTATTACTGTTATCAACCAAAATCCAAGCCTTACTGACCATGGATATGCGCCTACAATTCTGTCTGAACGTCTACGAGCGTTTATCAGTTCAAACTGGGGCTCTGTTACAGACAGGATTAATCTGG GTCCGGGTGATCTTAGAATTGGCCTTGATGTTAATGTTCCAACTGCCATGACCGTCTATAGGCCACCACAAAATGACCTGACGATAGCAGTGGCTGAAAACTTGGTGCCAAAAGAGCTGCCTGATGAACTAGCTAGTCTTCTAAAGACAGCAAGTTCGAAATCATTGGTTAGAAAATACAATTTTGCATCTGTTCAAG CTTTACATACATTCCAACAAGCAATAACTGGCTTCAAAGTTCGTTTTGATGG ATATTCAACAAGCTTTGCCATATCACGCAGAAGAATGGTAGTTCCCATTTATAAGAAGTGGGAGGCTGGCAGAACCCGACTCCAGATCATCGAACAAGAAAAGATTGTCCAGCTTGTGGTCTTCTTCTCTGACTTCAGCCATG